A genomic window from Macaca mulatta isolate MMU2019108-1 chromosome 19, T2T-MMU8v2.0, whole genome shotgun sequence includes:
- the LOC144337096 gene encoding pregnancy-specific beta-1-glycoprotein 8-like has protein sequence MSLEMEAAEKSHLGGQSATQDNLLSVIHPAELPKPYITSNYFNPMENKNDVSLTCVPKTQGYTYVWWVNGQSLPISPRLKQPGKNRILILANVTRNDTGPYECEIRDRVGSICSDPVILDVLFIWFLYGPDFPRIFPSFTDYRSGDNLYLSCLANSNPPAEYSWTINGKFVQSGQELFIPQISTKHNGIYGCSARNSATGRECSTFKMVIVSGKWIPASLAIGF, from the exons ATGTCCTTGGAaatggaagctgcagagaaatcACATCTAGGGGGGCAAA GTGCCACACAGGAcaatcttctctctgttatccacCCAGCGGAGTTGCCCAAGCCCTACATCACCAGCAATTATTTCAACCCCATGGAGAACAAGAATGATGTATCCTTAACTTGTGTACCTAAGACTCAGGGCTACACCTACGTGTGGTGGGTAAATGGTCAGAGCCTCCCGATCAGTCCCAGGCTAAAGCAACCCGGTAAAAACAGGATCCTCATTCTAGCCAATGTCACAAGAAATGACACAGGACCCTATGAATGTGAAATACGGGACCGAGTTGGTAGCATCTGCAGTGACCCAGTCATCCTGGATGTCCTTTTTATCTGGTTCCTCT ATGGTCCAGACTTCCCCAGGATTTTCCCTTCATTCACGGATTACCGTTCAGGAGATAACCTCTACTTGTCCTGCCTCGCGAACTCTAACCCACCGGCAGAGTATTCTTGGACGATTAATGGGAAGTTTGTGCAATCAGGACAAGAGCTCTTTATCCCCCAAATTAGTACAAAGCATAACGGGATCTATGGTTGCTCTGCTCGTAACTCAGCCACTGGCAGGGAATGTTCCACATTCAAGATGGTCATAGTCTCTGGTAAGTGGATCCCGGCATCATTGGCAATAGGGTTTTAG